A region of Nostoc sp. 'Peltigera membranacea cyanobiont' N6 DNA encodes the following proteins:
- a CDS encoding GAF domain-containing protein gives MSIFSTGEHLDFLSVVKASQTISSEIVLSRLLKTLMQIAIEQAGAEIGYLLLEHEQSLVIEVEAKVSPQAEKLNISRTVFEGEISQLIPQSILNYVQRTQETVILHNATEQNLFSGDEYVIQKQPKSVLCLAIARQSKLLGILYLENNLIPSAFTQEKLSVLEILTVQIAISLENARLFQGLENSQAQLNLALKSGKIGVWSWDIANDRFDWDEQIYQLFGLTPETFAGTSQAILDCLHPDDRELLAQSLSRAINEGVEHNLEYRIIQDDGSIRYAACRGKAFFNEAGIATHMSGVVLDITDRKQSEAERIQLIQEQTARQEAEADRQRAAFLAQVSATLATSLDYEKTLASVANLVVPYFADWCSVDLLQDNQSINRVAVAHRDPEKVKLGWQLHQYYPRKLDEPYGVPKVLRTGIPEMVTEIPDALLAAGIPDAEHLRIIREIGLKSCIILPLMARERIFGAISFFTAESERRYSTADLLLAEDVAHRAAIAIDNARLYQEAQQAQKTAEQALERIARLQSITAALSESLTPAQVSEVIVEQSMAALRANSALVALVNENKTELEIVRAVGYNQDLVDTWRYFSIDSPSPLAEAVRTGQPIWAESRQNRIARYPHLAEAYAQYDIDAWISIPLMVEGSAVGGISLGFNELQQLSGEDRAFIFAVAQQCAQAIARAHLYEAELTARNAAESANRIKDEFLAVLSHELRTPLNPILGWTKLMRTRKLDQATSDRALETIERNAKLQTQLIEDLLDVSRILQGKLNLNFGRINLVSVIEAAIETVRLSAQAKSIEIQTILESGVGPVLGDANRFQQVIWNILSNAIKFTPIGGQVKIKLEQVGSQVQIRVTDTGKGIAPEFLPYVFDYFRQADGATTRKFGGLGLGLAIVRHLVELHGGTVQADSLGEGQGATFTVKLPCLQDESQEIKDTKNNSSFLADRSSPLSGLEILVVDDDADMREFLPFMLEQYGATVTVVASAVAALTALSQSQPDLIVSDIGMPEMDGYMLMRQIRSLKPEQGGTIPAIALTAYAGEMDYQQAIAVGFQRHISKPVDPEELLKAIGALIKSLW, from the coding sequence TTGTCAATTTTCAGTACAGGTGAACACCTAGATTTTCTATCGGTAGTTAAAGCCTCTCAAACTATATCTAGTGAAATTGTGCTTTCACGGTTGTTGAAGACATTAATGCAAATTGCGATCGAGCAAGCAGGAGCAGAAATCGGTTATTTATTGCTGGAACATGAGCAAAGTCTAGTAATTGAAGTAGAAGCTAAAGTTAGTCCCCAAGCAGAAAAGCTCAATATTTCTCGAACCGTATTTGAAGGCGAAATTTCACAACTTATTCCGCAATCAATATTAAATTATGTTCAACGAACTCAAGAAACAGTGATTTTGCATAATGCAACTGAGCAAAATCTGTTTTCTGGAGATGAGTATGTCATCCAAAAGCAACCTAAATCTGTACTTTGTTTAGCGATCGCCCGTCAGTCGAAATTACTTGGTATTTTATACTTAGAAAACAATCTCATCCCCAGTGCTTTTACACAGGAAAAACTTTCCGTCCTGGAGATTTTGACAGTTCAAATTGCTATTTCTCTAGAAAATGCTCGTCTTTTTCAAGGTCTAGAGAACAGCCAAGCACAACTCAACTTGGCGTTAAAATCTGGCAAAATCGGTGTTTGGAGTTGGGATATTGCCAACGATCGCTTTGACTGGGATGAGCAGATTTATCAACTATTTGGGTTAACACCCGAAACCTTTGCTGGCACTTCGCAAGCAATCCTCGATTGTCTGCATCCAGACGATCGAGAATTATTAGCTCAATCCTTGAGTCGAGCGATTAACGAAGGTGTAGAACATAATTTAGAATATCGAATTATTCAAGATGACGGCAGTATCCGCTACGCAGCCTGTCGGGGTAAAGCCTTTTTCAATGAAGCGGGTATTGCCACACACATGAGTGGTGTTGTGTTAGATATCACCGATCGCAAACAATCTGAAGCGGAACGTATTCAACTAATTCAAGAGCAAACCGCCCGTCAAGAAGCAGAAGCCGATCGCCAACGAGCAGCATTTTTGGCTCAAGTCAGTGCAACCCTCGCAACTTCCCTCGATTACGAAAAGACGCTAGCAAGTGTGGCTAATCTGGTTGTGCCTTATTTCGCCGATTGGTGCAGCGTCGATTTGCTACAAGACAACCAATCAATTAATCGGGTAGCAGTTGCCCACCGAGATCCAGAGAAAGTTAAACTCGGTTGGCAACTTCATCAATATTATCCTAGAAAGTTGGATGAACCTTATGGCGTGCCAAAAGTACTGCGTACAGGGATTCCTGAAATGGTAACTGAAATTCCAGATGCACTTCTAGCAGCAGGCATTCCAGATGCAGAACATCTAAGAATTATCCGTGAAATTGGTTTAAAGTCCTGTATAATTCTTCCTTTGATGGCACGGGAAAGAATTTTTGGTGCAATTTCCTTTTTTACTGCGGAATCAGAACGTCGTTACAGCACAGCAGACTTATTACTAGCTGAAGATGTTGCCCATCGGGCGGCGATCGCGATCGATAATGCCCGTCTTTACCAAGAAGCACAGCAGGCACAAAAAACGGCAGAGCAAGCTTTAGAGCGCATTGCCCGTCTTCAATCCATTACGGCTGCCCTCTCAGAATCGCTAACACCAGCCCAAGTATCTGAAGTCATTGTAGAGCAGAGCATGGCTGCTTTGAGAGCTAATTCTGCCCTTGTTGCCTTGGTGAATGAAAACAAAACTGAACTAGAAATTGTGCGGGCGGTTGGCTATAACCAAGATTTGGTAGACACTTGGCGGTATTTTTCCATTGATTCACCTTCCCCTCTAGCCGAAGCTGTGCGGACTGGACAACCTATTTGGGCTGAATCGAGACAAAATAGAATAGCTCGTTACCCACATCTAGCTGAAGCTTACGCCCAATATGACATTGATGCCTGGATTTCTATTCCATTGATGGTAGAAGGTTCGGCAGTGGGCGGTATAAGTTTGGGATTTAATGAACTTCAACAACTTAGTGGAGAAGATCGAGCATTTATCTTTGCTGTTGCTCAACAATGCGCCCAAGCGATCGCTCGGGCCCATCTCTACGAAGCCGAACTAACGGCGCGAAACGCTGCTGAATCAGCAAACCGAATCAAAGACGAATTTCTAGCCGTGCTATCCCATGAATTGAGAACACCGCTTAACCCAATTCTGGGTTGGACAAAACTGATGCGAACCCGCAAACTTGACCAAGCAACAAGCGATCGCGCCCTCGAAACCATTGAGCGCAATGCCAAGTTGCAAACCCAATTGATTGAAGATTTGCTTGATGTTTCCCGCATCCTTCAGGGTAAACTTAACCTCAACTTCGGGCGGATTAATTTGGTATCAGTCATTGAAGCTGCCATTGAAACGGTGCGTTTATCAGCACAGGCCAAGTCTATCGAGATTCAGACAATTCTTGAATCCGGTGTCGGGCCAGTTTTAGGCGATGCCAATCGATTCCAACAAGTGATTTGGAATATCCTTTCTAATGCCATTAAGTTTACTCCCATCGGCGGACAGGTAAAAATCAAATTAGAGCAAGTTGGCTCACAGGTACAAATCCGCGTAACTGACACAGGAAAAGGGATTGCACCTGAGTTTTTACCTTATGTCTTTGATTATTTCCGTCAAGCAGATGGTGCCACAACTCGAAAATTTGGCGGTTTGGGTTTAGGATTAGCGATCGTCCGACATCTCGTAGAACTTCACGGAGGAACTGTTCAAGCAGACAGCCTGGGCGAAGGACAAGGAGCAACCTTTACCGTTAAACTTCCATGCTTACAGGATGAAAGTCAAGAAATCAAGGATACAAAAAATAACTCCTCATTTCTGGCAGATCGGTCCTCACCCTTGTCTGGCTTAGAGATTCTCGTAGTCGATGATGACGCAGATATGCGAGAGTTTTTGCCCTTCATGCTGGAGCAATATGGTGCAACAGTGACAGTTGTAGCCTCAGCTGTTGCAGCTTTAACTGCACTGAGTCAATCCCAGCCAGATTTGATCGTTAGCGATATTGGGATGCCAGAAATGGATGGTTACATGCTGATGCGACAGATCAGGAGTTTGAAACCAGAGCAAGGCGGGACAATTCCCGCGATCGCTTTAACTGCTTATGCTGGAGAGATGGATTATCAGCAAGCGATCGCAGTCGGATTTCAACGGCATATTTCCAAACCTGTAGATCCAGAAGAATTGCTAAAGGCGATCGGAGCATTAATTAAAAGTTTGTGGTAA
- a CDS encoding methyltransferase, with amino-acid sequence MSPYIQQVNFPSATCNDRLLWDTWMSMFHFPTLTVADELGLFSLLEKSPATAAEVAKILCLGNRSTEALLGVLTSIGYLVQHSGTFYITDVSRNFLLPNSPYYWGGILHLMRTNPLSHSSLLEALQNDKSTIYKDQDIWEAHEIDPEQAKAFTRHMHSQTISPALCAAKTGDFADVKRLLDVGGGSGAFCFALAQHYPEIRCTVLELPVVCRIAEEYISAARLQEQIDTLEADFFKDPFPKGYDAILFSNIFHDWGREKCLHLARSSFEALPKGGHIYLHEILLSDTKDSPLVATSFSMCMVWMAEGKQFTSDELHQLLTECGFENILVTPTSGYYSLISGRKP; translated from the coding sequence ATGTCACCATATATTCAACAAGTAAATTTCCCTTCAGCAACTTGTAATGACCGATTACTATGGGATACATGGATGTCCATGTTCCATTTTCCTACGCTTACTGTTGCAGATGAACTGGGGCTATTTTCTCTACTAGAAAAGTCTCCGGCAACGGCTGCTGAAGTAGCTAAAATCCTTTGTTTAGGAAACCGTTCTACTGAAGCACTCTTGGGAGTCCTGACATCAATCGGTTATCTGGTTCAGCATTCAGGAACGTTTTACATCACTGATGTGTCGCGAAATTTCCTCCTTCCCAATAGCCCTTACTACTGGGGTGGAATATTGCATTTAATGCGAACTAATCCACTATCTCACTCATCTCTGCTAGAGGCATTACAGAACGATAAGTCTACTATCTACAAAGATCAAGATATTTGGGAAGCTCACGAGATAGACCCAGAACAAGCCAAAGCGTTTACCAGACACATGCACAGCCAGACAATCTCTCCCGCCTTATGTGCTGCTAAAACAGGAGACTTTGCAGATGTCAAACGTCTTCTTGATGTGGGTGGTGGCTCTGGTGCTTTTTGTTTTGCCTTGGCTCAACATTATCCAGAAATACGTTGCACTGTCTTAGAACTGCCAGTAGTCTGTAGGATAGCAGAAGAATACATTTCTGCTGCTAGACTCCAAGAACAAATAGATACTTTAGAAGCAGATTTCTTTAAAGACCCCTTTCCTAAAGGTTACGATGCAATTTTATTCAGTAATATCTTTCATGACTGGGGGCGAGAAAAATGTCTCCACTTGGCACGTAGTAGCTTTGAAGCATTGCCAAAAGGAGGTCATATCTACCTTCATGAAATATTGCTGTCAGACACTAAAGATAGTCCTCTAGTTGCAACTTCATTTTCGATGTGCATGGTTTGGATGGCTGAGGGCAAGCAATTCACATCTGATGAGCTTCATCAACTGCTGACAGAATGTGGATTTGAAAATATATTGGTCACTCCAACCTCCGGTTACTATTCTCTCATCAGTGGTAGAAAACCCTAG
- a CDS encoding NAD-dependent epimerase/dehydratase family protein: MFSDRTKDILSNKVWLVTGASGYVGSELCKKIKADYPHIYLIATDVKAPNHHWYDEFITSSLEIPDNEVVQKILTSKIDLVIHLAGVAVEGWCFENPFQTCEYNIRAVYILLEAIRKSTYSCSMILSTTDKVYGRDATQIKPYLEDEPLVAKNIYETSKICADLISQSYHLTYQIPLAIVRFANIYGGLDKNSSRLVPRTIQRLQNGLTPELRLTKSGQEYTRDFIHISDVVEGIIVVAKALLEQKPNIIGEIFNISSGKEYRVRDVLESIISVFNPGEKYVEIEEGVKYLEIVNQCASNNKMKQLLGWEPKISLIDGLLMIRNEYGDQL, from the coding sequence ATGTTTTCAGATCGGACAAAAGACATCTTAAGCAATAAAGTGTGGCTCGTAACTGGAGCTAGTGGATACGTAGGTTCAGAATTATGTAAAAAAATCAAAGCAGATTATCCTCATATTTATTTGATAGCAACGGATGTAAAAGCTCCTAATCATCATTGGTATGATGAGTTTATTACTAGCTCTTTAGAGATTCCTGATAACGAGGTGGTTCAGAAAATTTTAACAAGCAAGATTGATCTGGTAATCCATCTGGCAGGTGTTGCAGTTGAAGGATGGTGTTTTGAGAACCCTTTTCAAACTTGTGAATACAATATCCGTGCAGTCTATATTCTATTAGAAGCCATACGAAAAAGTACTTACTCATGTTCTATGATTTTAAGTACAACAGATAAGGTCTATGGACGGGATGCAACCCAAATAAAACCCTATCTTGAAGATGAACCTTTGGTGGCGAAAAACATATATGAAACCTCTAAAATCTGTGCAGATTTGATATCGCAATCATATCATCTGACTTATCAAATACCATTAGCAATCGTGCGTTTTGCTAACATTTACGGGGGTCTAGATAAAAATAGTTCCCGTCTGGTACCACGTACTATACAAAGATTACAAAATGGTCTTACTCCTGAATTACGTTTGACAAAGAGCGGTCAGGAATATACGCGAGATTTTATTCATATCTCTGATGTTGTTGAAGGTATTATTGTGGTAGCTAAAGCATTATTAGAGCAGAAGCCAAATATTATTGGTGAAATCTTTAATATTAGCAGTGGTAAAGAATATAGGGTAAGAGATGTCCTAGAGAGTATCATTAGTGTCTTCAACCCAGGTGAAAAATATGTCGAGATTGAAGAAGGAGTAAAATATTTAGAGATTGTCAATCAGTGCGCTAGTAATAACAAGATGAAACAGCTATTAGGATGGGAACCAAAAATCTCCTTAATAGATGGGTTGCTAATGATTAGAAATGAGTATGGGGATCAACTTTAG
- a CDS encoding trifunctional serine/threonine-protein kinase/ATP-binding protein/sensor histidine kinase produces MVSNLISIPGYYITEELYNGSRTLVYRGYQETDSLRVVIKLLKNPYPSFSELVQFRNQYTIAKNLNLRGIIHTYSLEPYQNAYILVMEDFGGISLKDYFADNNNVASLDEFLQIAISLCDILDILYRQRIIHKDIKPSNILINPETKQVKLIDFSIASLLPREIQTLISPNVLEGTLAYISPEQTGRMNRGIDYRTDFYSLGVTFYELLTGKLPFESNEPMELVHCHIAKQVPVLVDSKEIPQAISDIVIKLMAKNAEDRYQSALGLKHDLEKCLYHIKESGVIESFEIGKRDICDSFIIPDKLYGRETEVENLFQAFERISTGTTEMMLVAGFSGIGKTAVVNEVHKPIVRQRGYFIKGKFDQFNRNIPFSAFVQAFRDLMGQLLTESDAKIQQWKTKILEAVGENGQIIVEVIPELEIIIGTQAPAQELSGTAAQNRFNLLFQKFTQVLTSKEHPLVMFLDDLQWADSASLKLIQLLMADTAYLFLIGAYRDNEVNPAHPLMLTLSEIQKTAATINTITLAPLNQGKVNELVAETLKCTETLALPLSQLVDHKTQGNPFFATQFLKALHQDGLIKFDFDLGCWQCDIAAVIQGVFTSDVVEFMALQLQKLPKSTQEVLKLAACIGNQFDLQTLAIVCELSEVETATDLWAALQSDLILPQSEVYKFYQDSYEYSQISDRQTAKYKFLHDRVQQATYSLIPQNQKQSTHYRIGNLLLENLSEVDRENQLFEIVHHLNIGSSLIVSPSKREELAQLNLAAGNKARISTAYEAASNYFVAGIDLLATDHWEKQYQLSLKLFLERAEVETLTGHFELASSLIETVLEQTDILLDKCAAYELKMRINTASGQPQTSIETALVALNLLGIPLESEPPSSVDFEQLLNLPEMSHPEKLKAMEILMSVIGAAYVAQPGLMLPVTLTMLKLCTQHGNSPIAAFTYAFYGVLLCGFMGDIELGYQFGQLSLKILEKYDALFLKSKVYALFYSMICPWKEPISATIDGLLESIQSGLDTGDIEYAMYSLKDYCHYYFLTGAFLDDVNARYEKYLALSRKIEYIHDDLAIWQQIGINLKNFHIGDVQITLENLNEADTFHSLKEKQYNIPLFSAYFAKCQLNYFKGDYAKAIENAKKASIYLDFVIGKIYPTVHNFYLSLALLGLAQTLEPEERSGYLDLVRKNQSQLETWANHAPINILHKFHLVKAEICRVLGEKSEAIEYYDRAIALAKENGYIQEEALANELAAKFYLDWGKQKVAASYMQEAYYCYARWGAKAKITHLEQQYPQLLAGILRSSSLPITYEGTIAPTLIRSFTNVNSSQNLWLDVPAVIKAAQVISQEIELEKLLATLIQMAIISAGAQIGCLILRQDEQWLVVAQANSEQTHRLKILLEQCQEIPQSVIYAVARTQETTVFENLSDSAQFAGDRYITTHQPKSVLCTPINHQGKLIGILYLENNLTTGAFTSDRLQVIQLLTAQAAISLENAKLYCQLEEYSHSLEQKVSKRTQELTQKATQLESTLQELQHTQAQLIQAEKMSGLGQLVAGIAHEINNPINFIYANIQPASEYVTSLIELNHLYQKNYPQPIQEIEQKIAEVELDFLVNDLQSLLKSMQIGADRICEIVLSLRNFSRLDEAKIKPVYIHEGIDSTLLILQHRLKNRSKNTEISLIKEYSQIPLVNCYPSALNQVFMNILSNAIDALKELDVNQKPAITIRTQIQEKKYVSIQIIDNGMGMSESVRNKIFEPFFTTKPVGSGTGLGLSISYSIVVEQHGGQLNCISAPGKGTEFVIQIPM; encoded by the coding sequence ATGGTTAGCAATCTAATTAGTATTCCCGGATATTACATAACTGAAGAACTCTACAATGGTTCCAGAACCCTTGTTTATCGAGGGTATCAAGAAACCGACTCCTTAAGAGTAGTCATCAAGCTGCTGAAAAATCCTTATCCCAGCTTTAGCGAACTCGTACAATTTCGCAATCAATACACCATTGCCAAAAATCTCAACTTAAGAGGAATCATCCACACCTATAGCCTAGAACCGTACCAGAATGCTTATATATTGGTGATGGAAGACTTTGGGGGAATTTCCCTCAAGGATTATTTCGCCGACAATAATAATGTCGCGTCTCTAGATGAATTTTTACAAATAGCCATATCTCTATGTGACATCTTAGATATTCTTTACCGTCAGAGAATTATTCATAAAGATATTAAACCCAGCAATATTTTAATTAACCCCGAAACCAAACAAGTAAAGCTAATTGACTTTAGTATTGCCTCTTTGTTACCACGAGAAATCCAAACGCTCATCAGCCCTAATGTATTAGAAGGTACACTTGCTTATATTTCTCCAGAACAAACAGGAAGGATGAATCGGGGAATTGATTACCGGACTGACTTTTATTCTTTGGGTGTAACTTTTTACGAATTGCTCACAGGAAAGTTGCCCTTTGAGTCAAATGAACCGATGGAATTGGTGCATTGTCATATTGCGAAACAAGTACCAGTATTAGTTGACAGTAAAGAAATTCCCCAAGCTATTTCTGATATCGTCATCAAATTGATGGCAAAAAATGCCGAAGATAGATATCAAAGTGCTTTAGGTTTAAAGCACGATTTAGAAAAATGTTTGTATCACATCAAAGAAAGTGGTGTAATTGAAAGTTTTGAGATTGGTAAGCGGGATATTTGTGACAGCTTTATTATCCCTGATAAACTTTATGGACGAGAAACCGAAGTAGAAAACCTGTTCCAAGCATTTGAACGCATCAGTACAGGGACAACCGAAATGATGTTGGTAGCTGGTTTTTCGGGTATTGGCAAAACAGCAGTTGTTAACGAAGTTCATAAACCCATTGTTAGACAACGTGGTTATTTTATCAAAGGAAAATTTGACCAATTTAATAGAAATATTCCCTTTTCTGCATTTGTGCAAGCATTCCGAGATTTAATGGGGCAATTGTTAACAGAAAGTGATGCCAAAATCCAACAATGGAAAACCAAAATATTAGAGGCTGTAGGTGAGAACGGACAGATAATTGTTGAAGTTATTCCCGAATTAGAAATAATTATTGGTACTCAAGCACCAGCACAGGAATTATCAGGAACTGCGGCACAAAATAGATTTAATTTATTATTCCAGAAATTCACCCAAGTCTTGACTAGTAAAGAACATCCATTAGTGATGTTTTTAGATGATTTGCAATGGGCTGATTCGGCATCGCTGAAATTAATTCAGCTATTAATGGCTGATACAGCATATCTTTTCTTAATTGGTGCATACCGTGATAACGAAGTCAATCCAGCCCATCCGTTAATGTTGACTTTGAGTGAAATTCAAAAAACGGCAGCAACTATTAATACTATTACTTTAGCTCCATTGAATCAAGGTAAGGTGAATGAATTAGTTGCTGAGACACTTAAGTGTACAGAAACTTTGGCATTACCTCTTTCTCAATTGGTAGATCATAAAACTCAAGGTAATCCTTTTTTTGCTACACAATTTCTCAAAGCATTGCATCAAGATGGACTAATTAAATTTGACTTTGATTTAGGCTGTTGGCAATGTGATATTGCAGCAGTGATTCAGGGAGTGTTCACTTCGGATGTGGTTGAATTTATGGCATTGCAGTTACAAAAACTGCCAAAGTCAACACAAGAGGTTTTAAAGTTAGCTGCGTGTATTGGCAATCAATTTGATTTACAAACATTGGCGATTGTTTGCGAATTATCTGAGGTAGAAACGGCTACTGATTTATGGGCTGCTTTGCAGTCAGATTTGATTTTACCCCAAAGTGAGGTTTATAAGTTTTATCAAGATAGTTATGAATACAGTCAAATTAGCGATCGCCAGACAGCTAAGTATAAATTCTTGCACGATCGCGTCCAACAAGCTACTTATTCTTTGATTCCTCAAAATCAGAAGCAATCTACTCATTATCGTATTGGCAACTTACTCCTAGAGAATCTCTCAGAGGTCGATAGGGAAAATCAGCTTTTTGAAATTGTTCATCACCTGAACATCGGCAGTTCATTAATTGTTAGCCCCTCGAAACGTGAAGAACTTGCCCAGTTAAACTTGGCGGCAGGAAATAAAGCCAGAATTTCTACTGCTTATGAAGCTGCTTCTAACTACTTTGTTGCTGGTATTGATTTATTAGCAACAGACCATTGGGAAAAGCAGTATCAGCTATCCCTAAAATTGTTTCTGGAAAGAGCAGAAGTTGAAACCCTTACAGGTCATTTTGAGTTGGCATCTAGTTTAATCGAAACAGTTCTCGAACAAACGGATATTTTACTCGATAAATGTGCAGCTTATGAGCTAAAAATGCGAATAAATACTGCCTCTGGACAACCCCAAACCTCTATCGAGACTGCTTTGGTGGCTCTGAACTTATTAGGGATTCCATTGGAATCAGAACCTCCTAGCAGCGTTGATTTTGAGCAACTACTAAACCTCCCAGAGATGAGTCATCCCGAAAAGCTCAAAGCAATGGAAATTCTCATGTCGGTTATTGGTGCTGCGTATGTTGCCCAGCCCGGACTCATGTTGCCAGTAACCCTAACCATGCTCAAATTATGCACTCAGCATGGCAATTCACCAATTGCTGCGTTCACCTATGCTTTTTATGGTGTCTTACTCTGTGGGTTTATGGGCGATATTGAATTGGGTTATCAATTTGGTCAACTTTCGCTCAAAATTCTTGAAAAATATGATGCTCTTTTCTTGAAAAGCAAGGTATATGCTCTCTTCTATTCGATGATATGTCCCTGGAAAGAACCTATTTCTGCAACGATTGATGGCTTGCTAGAGTCCATTCAAAGCGGTTTAGACACAGGGGATATAGAATATGCTATGTACAGCTTAAAAGATTACTGCCATTATTATTTTCTAACAGGTGCATTTCTTGATGATGTTAATGCAAGATACGAAAAATATCTGGCATTAAGCCGCAAGATTGAGTATATACATGACGATCTTGCGATCTGGCAGCAGATAGGAATCAACCTGAAAAATTTCCACATTGGAGATGTACAGATTACCCTTGAAAATCTCAATGAGGCAGATACTTTCCATAGTTTGAAAGAGAAGCAATATAATATACCTTTGTTTAGTGCTTACTTTGCTAAGTGCCAACTAAATTACTTCAAGGGTGACTATGCAAAAGCCATTGAAAATGCAAAGAAGGCTAGCATTTACCTTGACTTTGTAATTGGCAAAATCTATCCTACGGTGCATAATTTCTATCTATCGCTGGCACTATTAGGGCTTGCCCAAACATTAGAACCAGAGGAACGCTCAGGATATCTCGATCTAGTCAGGAAAAACCAAAGTCAGTTAGAAACCTGGGCTAATCATGCCCCAATCAATATCCTCCACAAATTTCATCTAGTCAAAGCTGAAATTTGTCGAGTTTTGGGAGAGAAAAGCGAAGCCATCGAATACTACGATCGCGCGATCGCTCTCGCCAAGGAAAACGGCTATATCCAAGAAGAAGCCTTAGCCAATGAACTTGCGGCTAAATTTTACCTAGATTGGGGTAAACAGAAAGTTGCCGCCAGCTATATGCAGGAAGCTTACTACTGCTACGCTCGCTGGGGTGCAAAAGCCAAAATTACCCATTTAGAACAACAATACCCCCAACTACTAGCGGGGATTCTTCGATCCTCTTCCCTTCCCATCACCTATGAGGGAACCATCGCCCCAACCTTGATCAGGAGTTTCACTAACGTCAATAGCAGCCAGAATTTATGGTTAGATGTTCCGGCGGTAATTAAAGCAGCACAAGTTATCTCACAAGAAATTGAGTTAGAAAAACTGTTAGCAACCTTGATACAGATGGCGATCATTTCGGCGGGAGCGCAAATCGGTTGTTTAATTCTCCGCCAAGACGAACAATGGTTAGTAGTTGCTCAAGCCAATTCAGAGCAAACACACAGGTTAAAAATCCTCCTCGAACAATGTCAGGAAATTCCCCAAAGTGTTATTTATGCGGTAGCGCGGACACAAGAGACGACTGTGTTTGAAAACTTGAGCGATTCAGCCCAATTTGCAGGCGATCGCTATATTACCACCCACCAACCCAAATCCGTGTTATGTACTCCCATTAACCATCAAGGAAAATTAATTGGCATCCTGTACTTAGAAAATAATCTCACTACAGGAGCATTTACGAGCGATCGCCTGCAAGTGATTCAACTGCTCACCGCCCAAGCAGCTATTTCCTTGGAAAATGCCAAGTTGTATTGCCAATTAGAGGAATATTCTCATAGTTTGGAGCAAAAAGTCTCCAAACGCACCCAAGAGCTAACACAAAAAGCAACGCAGCTAGAATCAACTTTACAGGAATTGCAACACACTCAAGCTCAACTAATTCAAGCGGAAAAAATGTCCGGTTTGGGACAATTAGTTGCTGGTATTGCCCACGAAATTAATAATCCGATTAATTTCATCTATGCCAACATCCAACCAGCGAGTGAATACGTTACATCCTTAATTGAATTAAATCATTTATACCAGAAAAACTACCCGCAACCAATACAAGAAATTGAACAAAAAATTGCTGAGGTGGAACTAGATTTTTTGGTGAATGATTTGCAAAGTCTGCTTAAATCGATGCAAATAGGAGCAGACCGCATCTGCGAAATTGTTTTATCACTGCGTAATTTTTCCCGTTTAGATGAAGCCAAAATAAAACCAGTATATATTCACGAAGGCATTGATAGCACGCTGTTAATTTTACAGCATCGGCTCAAAAATAGGAGCAAAAACACAGAAATTTCACTCATTAAAGAATACAGCCAAATACCTTTAGTTAATTGTTATCCATCCGCTTTAAATCAGGTTTTCATGAATATTCTCAGTAATGCCATTGATGCCCTAAAAGAATTAGATGTAAATCAGAAACCAGCTATTACAATTCGTACTCAAATACAAGAAAAAAAATATGTTTCAATCCAGATTATCGACAACGGGATGGGAATGAGTGAATCAGTACGAAATAAGATATTTGAACCATTTTTTACTACGAAACCTGTAGGCAGTGGCACAGGTTTAGGATTGTCAATTAGCTATTCGATTGTAGTAGAACAACATGGAGGTCAGTTAAACTGTATTTCGGCTCCAGGAAAGGGTACAGAATTTGTCATTCAAATACCAATGTAA